A single genomic interval of Shewanella halotolerans harbors:
- a CDS encoding efflux RND transporter periplasmic adaptor subunit yields the protein MTIFTAKSLARVLLWSSLSLAASGCQQDESSSAPDSEHFPKVSSQRLIRSISYDTEQVFTGNIRAGNTTAIGFELAGKIKHLAVDSGNHVKQGDLLAQLDTSLLEAEKRELQASLAQNRADRELAQSTLKRSQALKQQGYASAQQLDELKGQLSSLQAAEQRLRAAIEANALRIAKSTLVAPFDGIIAKRNNNLGEVVALGAPLFTLIQHNNPQAIVGVPVGLAQSLQDSQQLTLTVKETPYLATVAGIGAEVNPVTRTVPVRLTLPTDAKVINGELAYLHYNKTVNNAGFWVPISSLTDGLRGLWNLYVLVEQQPDQYLIERRDIEILYTRGDQAFIQGAISEDERFVTQGLHKVVVGERVMLNTQVATR from the coding sequence ATGACGATCTTTACCGCCAAGTCCCTCGCCAGGGTGTTGTTATGGAGCAGCCTCAGCCTCGCGGCCAGCGGCTGCCAACAGGATGAGTCCAGCAGCGCCCCCGACAGCGAACATTTCCCCAAGGTCTCCAGTCAGCGGCTGATCCGCTCGATCAGCTATGACACGGAGCAGGTATTCACCGGCAACATACGCGCCGGCAATACCACGGCCATCGGCTTCGAGCTGGCAGGTAAGATCAAACACCTGGCGGTAGATAGCGGTAATCATGTTAAACAGGGCGACCTCTTGGCCCAGCTGGACACCTCCTTGCTTGAAGCCGAGAAGCGCGAGCTGCAGGCCAGCCTGGCGCAAAACCGCGCCGACAGAGAGCTGGCCCAGAGCACCCTCAAGCGCAGCCAAGCCCTGAAACAACAGGGCTACGCCTCGGCCCAGCAACTGGACGAACTCAAGGGACAACTCAGCAGCCTGCAAGCCGCCGAGCAACGTCTGCGCGCCGCCATTGAGGCCAACGCGCTGCGGATCGCCAAGTCCACCCTAGTCGCGCCATTTGATGGTATTATCGCCAAACGTAACAATAACTTAGGCGAAGTCGTCGCCCTGGGCGCGCCGCTGTTTACCCTGATCCAACACAACAATCCCCAGGCCATCGTCGGCGTGCCCGTAGGACTCGCGCAAAGTTTGCAAGACAGCCAGCAGCTGACCCTAACGGTGAAAGAGACCCCCTATCTCGCCACCGTGGCCGGCATAGGCGCCGAGGTCAATCCTGTGACGCGTACCGTACCGGTGCGCCTGACCCTGCCTACCGATGCTAAGGTGATCAACGGCGAGCTGGCTTATTTGCATTACAACAAGACAGTCAATAACGCCGGTTTCTGGGTGCCCATCTCCTCGCTCACCGACGGCCTTCGCGGCCTGTGGAACCTGTATGTGCTGGTCGAGCAACAGCCGGATCAATACCTTATCGAGCGGCGCGACATAGAGATCCTCTACACCCGTGGCGATCAGGCCTTCATCCAGGGAGCCATCAGCGAAGATGAACGCTTCGTCACCCAGGGCCTGCACAAGGTGGTGGTAGGCGAGCGCGTCATGCTCAACACCCAAGTGGCGACGAGGTAA
- the pseC gene encoding UDP-4-amino-4,6-dideoxy-N-acetyl-beta-L-altrosamine transaminase, translating into MIPYGRQDINQQDVDAVVEVLSSNWLTQGPKVPAFEQAVCEYTGAKFAVAANSATSALHIACLVLGVGPGDRVWTSPITFVASANCALYCGAQVDFVDVDPNTGNMSPEALRSKLIEAKRQGTLPKVVIPVHLCGHSCDMAAIFELGKEYGFKIIEDASHGIGGSYQGHKLGSCGYSDITVFSFHPVKIITSAEGGMALTRSRLLADKMALFRSHGIRRDPDTMLRPDEGKWYYEQHELGFNYRMTDLQAALGFSQLKRLDEFVSKRNQLAEYYTQALAKQPVVSVEPLLGSVSARHLYMIRLKQAERRREVFDSMRERGVQVHVHYFPVHLQPYYLELGFKAGDFPCAEQFYEEILTLPLFPALIEQEVEYICSGIAEIMSTESL; encoded by the coding sequence ATGATCCCTTACGGAAGACAAGATATCAACCAACAGGATGTTGATGCGGTTGTCGAGGTATTGTCATCGAACTGGTTGACTCAAGGGCCTAAGGTGCCAGCCTTTGAGCAGGCTGTGTGTGAGTATACCGGCGCTAAGTTTGCTGTGGCGGCAAACAGTGCAACTTCGGCTTTGCATATAGCTTGCCTAGTGCTTGGTGTCGGCCCTGGCGATAGGGTGTGGACATCGCCGATCACCTTTGTGGCATCGGCTAACTGTGCACTTTATTGCGGCGCTCAAGTTGATTTTGTCGACGTCGACCCCAACACAGGTAACATGTCTCCAGAGGCGTTGAGATCTAAGCTCATTGAGGCTAAGCGTCAGGGGACCTTGCCTAAGGTGGTGATCCCAGTTCATCTGTGTGGTCACAGCTGTGATATGGCTGCCATATTCGAGCTTGGTAAAGAGTATGGATTTAAGATTATTGAAGATGCCTCTCATGGCATCGGCGGCAGTTATCAGGGCCATAAGCTGGGGAGCTGTGGGTACTCGGATATCACGGTTTTCAGTTTTCATCCGGTAAAAATAATTACCAGTGCCGAAGGTGGAATGGCACTGACCCGGAGTCGATTATTGGCCGATAAGATGGCGCTCTTTCGAAGTCACGGGATTCGCCGGGATCCAGATACTATGTTGCGACCCGACGAGGGAAAGTGGTACTACGAGCAACATGAGCTGGGTTTCAATTACCGTATGACAGATCTGCAGGCGGCTCTGGGCTTCTCTCAACTCAAACGCTTGGATGAATTTGTCTCTAAGCGTAATCAGTTGGCCGAATATTACACTCAAGCATTGGCAAAGCAGCCTGTTGTAAGCGTAGAACCACTGCTTGGCAGCGTCAGCGCCCGCCATCTATACATGATACGTTTAAAGCAAGCAGAGCGGCGTCGAGAAGTGTTCGATAGCATGCGAGAGCGAGGTGTGCAGGTCCATGTGCACTATTTCCCGGTGCATTTGCAACCCTATTACTTGGAGCTCGGCTTCAAAGCGGGTGACTTTCCCTGTGCTGAGCAGTTTTATGAAGAGATCTTGACCTTACCACTCTTTCCAGCGTTGATTGAGCAGGAAGTGGAATATATATGCTCAGGCATTGCGGAAATAATGAGTACGGAGAGTCTATGA
- a CDS encoding TetR/AcrR family transcriptional regulator, with the protein MVQTPLSRSEQKKAQILHAAIELFCGQGFPNTSMDEVAKLAGVSKQTVYSHFGSKDDLFVASIESKCVVHQVTAELFTSPQDPEQALLHFGNYFGEMIVSPEAIEVFKTCVAQADTHPEISALFFNAGPEFLLNLLENYFAQVEKLGQYHFGDLRHASVRLCMMLFGEMRLKLELGLPVEDLIAKRPAYIKETVSMFLRAYRV; encoded by the coding sequence ATGGTACAAACACCCCTTAGCCGTAGTGAACAGAAGAAGGCGCAGATATTACACGCCGCGATTGAGCTCTTCTGTGGGCAAGGATTTCCCAATACCAGCATGGATGAGGTCGCGAAGTTGGCGGGCGTCTCTAAACAGACCGTCTATTCGCATTTTGGCAGCAAGGATGATCTGTTCGTTGCATCAATCGAATCTAAGTGTGTGGTGCATCAGGTGACGGCTGAGCTGTTTACCAGCCCCCAGGATCCCGAGCAGGCGCTGCTGCATTTCGGCAACTATTTTGGCGAGATGATAGTATCGCCCGAGGCGATAGAGGTGTTTAAGACCTGTGTGGCCCAGGCCGATACCCACCCGGAAATTTCGGCGCTGTTTTTTAATGCCGGCCCTGAGTTTTTATTGAACCTTTTAGAAAACTATTTCGCCCAGGTGGAGAAGCTAGGTCAGTATCATTTTGGCGATCTGCGCCATGCCTCGGTGCGTCTGTGTATGATGCTGTTTGGCGAGATGCGTCTCAAGCTAGAGCTGGGCTTACCGGTAGAGGATCTGATTGCTAAGCGCCCGGCCTACATCAAAGAGACGGTGAGCATGTTCTTGCGCGCCTATCGAGTCTAG
- a CDS encoding outer membrane beta-barrel protein: protein MKPSLLSRNKINALFLGVTCLTAVSAEAAQGGARQASPLTLSVSRIGVGEADVGDSGLALQRDTWLFGAKTSYALNRQWSLSASISYDRLDYDWSGRGASLLEGNLAPWSNVDRYGVGLGVSFRPNNRWLFMLAPKLQYAYSEGTSSSNAQSYGVVASGMYRFNGGNMLGLGVAYLNDISEVRTLPYLAVNWQITDKLKLANPFSAGFSGPAGLELSYQWYESLEVGVGSSKRTQRFLVKDEDVTLEIDEWVGFVRAGWQASEPLKFDAYLGYFFSGEIELSSPKTQESLENQLALAFSAQYRF from the coding sequence ATGAAGCCAAGCCTGTTATCTCGCAATAAGATCAACGCCCTGTTTCTAGGGGTAACCTGTCTGACGGCCGTTTCCGCCGAGGCGGCCCAAGGGGGAGCGCGACAGGCGTCGCCCTTGACCCTGTCGGTATCGCGCATCGGCGTCGGTGAGGCCGATGTGGGTGACAGCGGCCTGGCATTGCAGCGCGACACCTGGCTGTTCGGCGCCAAGACCAGTTATGCCTTGAATCGTCAATGGTCGCTGAGTGCCAGCATCAGTTACGACAGGCTGGATTATGACTGGAGCGGCCGCGGCGCCTCACTGCTGGAGGGTAATCTGGCGCCCTGGTCCAATGTGGACAGGTATGGGGTTGGCCTGGGGGTCAGCTTTCGTCCCAACAATCGTTGGCTGTTCATGCTGGCGCCTAAGCTGCAGTACGCCTATAGCGAGGGCACCTCATCGTCCAATGCCCAAAGTTATGGGGTGGTCGCCTCAGGCATGTATCGCTTCAATGGCGGCAACATGTTGGGCCTCGGGGTCGCCTATCTCAATGACATCTCCGAGGTGCGCACCTTGCCTTATCTGGCGGTGAACTGGCAGATAACCGACAAGCTTAAGCTTGCCAACCCCTTCTCGGCGGGCTTTAGTGGCCCCGCCGGCCTGGAGCTGAGCTATCAGTGGTATGAGTCGCTCGAAGTAGGCGTCGGCAGTTCGAAGCGCACCCAGAGATTCTTGGTGAAAGATGAAGATGTGACCCTAGAGATAGACGAGTGGGTTGGCTTTGTCAGGGCGGGCTGGCAGGCGAGCGAGCCACTCAAATTTGATGCCTATCTGGGCTATTTCTTCAGTGGTGAGATAGAGCTCTCCTCGCCGAAAACCCAGGAGTCGCTGGAGAATCAACTCGCGTTGGCGTTTTCCGCCCAGTATCGATTCTAG
- a CDS encoding 6-hydroxymethylpterin diphosphokinase MptE-like protein: MQNNQSEITNTFAVSQFGEYYLPSVNRNTFEKIDSTTLFDNKLKKALSTPDTLHIIAGLDSGLLANYVMEQTTPTGSKYIFVELDEILSLLSIEIPSTLSDAIQVVSLEQFSTLIQSYENNLFIVKQQFKLHRSVAADGNYLDSYSWLHAQIDNAVRQAYFENSIGFTQKIFVKTQLKNVAETLRPASILRDKFRGKSCIILGGGPSLDTHVEWIKENSDKLVIIAASRVIGKLNRLAIKPDIVVSVDPQSVSFDVNKDMMSLPHDTLLICSYHVTPQILGQWRGACLYTGPRYPWNDFAKDKNIQSIGPTVINSAMEIAREMGFSQILLSGVDFCHSQTGASHTSGTYAASLGPNLGAVMEWVETYSGEMAETPMQLLQAIGATEDLIASHPQQANYINLSADAAKVKGIEHHPADTIALTQIDAVQRHLLAPEAHLASDAEWVAHFTRTLKELTTARQALIQLNSKNSDALAIIGKLEKERTNERIAQLANKLESIEQSINKEHKVLASLIKFYGYYEFSHFLSTQQSDDWSQEEINKRTRIYYSAFKEMSEQLLEQVQSAIERTESRLAEYQKKVEVEPLCQRWAQDKQWGRALLWQERHPQQYQKLSAAEQEMLTECQKTFDALFVVKEYIDHSAERTAPIMDNAFKKLQLLRQQKHLLGITKMVQYTAPHIDEDPEIARLYNLALSYRYLLENQLQASLDAVLKTPLADRQEEELKQIIQLSLQLNQLPLALEHYAKIIAYSDEYLPQYAHALNLSGDPQAALGIYLDYLDKYPQDIPVMLKLGIFLAQAGQIDGAASCFENVLMLDEHNQAALNYLKQIKP; the protein is encoded by the coding sequence ATGCAGAACAATCAATCTGAAATAACCAATACCTTTGCCGTCAGCCAGTTTGGTGAATATTACTTACCAAGCGTCAACCGCAACACCTTCGAAAAAATCGATTCGACGACCCTCTTCGACAATAAACTCAAAAAAGCGTTATCAACCCCGGATACACTGCATATCATTGCTGGGCTAGACTCTGGCCTACTGGCAAACTATGTGATGGAGCAAACCACCCCCACGGGTAGCAAGTACATCTTTGTCGAACTCGATGAGATCTTATCTCTACTCTCTATCGAGATCCCCTCGACTCTTTCTGATGCTATTCAGGTCGTTTCCCTAGAACAGTTTTCGACTTTAATTCAATCCTATGAGAACAATTTATTCATCGTAAAGCAGCAATTTAAATTACATAGATCCGTTGCGGCTGACGGTAACTATCTCGATAGCTATAGTTGGCTACACGCCCAAATAGACAACGCCGTCAGACAGGCTTATTTCGAGAATAGCATAGGCTTCACCCAAAAAATCTTCGTCAAGACTCAACTGAAAAATGTCGCGGAAACCCTGAGACCGGCATCGATTTTAAGGGATAAATTCAGAGGCAAGAGCTGTATCATCCTAGGGGGTGGCCCTTCGTTGGATACTCACGTTGAATGGATAAAAGAAAACAGCGACAAGCTGGTCATCATCGCCGCATCACGTGTCATAGGTAAACTCAATCGATTGGCCATCAAGCCCGATATCGTCGTCTCGGTCGACCCTCAGTCCGTCAGTTTCGATGTCAACAAGGATATGATGTCGCTGCCCCATGACACCCTACTCATCTGCTCATACCATGTAACCCCGCAGATCTTGGGGCAGTGGCGTGGCGCTTGCCTATACACAGGACCGCGCTATCCCTGGAATGATTTTGCCAAAGACAAGAATATTCAATCCATAGGTCCGACCGTGATCAATAGTGCGATGGAAATTGCACGGGAGATGGGATTTAGCCAGATATTGCTCAGCGGCGTCGACTTCTGTCATTCCCAAACGGGCGCCAGCCACACCTCGGGCACCTATGCTGCCAGCCTTGGACCAAATTTGGGCGCCGTCATGGAATGGGTTGAAACCTATTCAGGAGAGATGGCCGAGACCCCAATGCAGTTATTGCAGGCGATCGGCGCGACCGAGGATCTTATCGCCTCTCACCCCCAGCAAGCTAACTATATCAATCTATCCGCCGATGCAGCCAAGGTGAAAGGTATCGAACATCACCCGGCAGATACTATCGCCCTCACACAGATAGATGCCGTCCAGCGACATCTACTCGCACCAGAGGCACACCTTGCGAGCGACGCCGAGTGGGTGGCGCATTTCACTCGTACTCTCAAAGAGTTGACCACAGCTCGACAGGCTTTAATACAGCTCAATAGCAAGAATAGTGACGCGCTGGCCATCATTGGTAAACTGGAGAAAGAAAGGACAAATGAACGCATCGCGCAGCTCGCTAACAAGCTGGAAAGCATCGAGCAGAGCATCAATAAAGAACACAAGGTGCTAGCAAGCCTGATTAAATTCTACGGTTACTACGAATTCAGTCATTTCTTATCTACCCAACAATCCGATGACTGGTCCCAAGAAGAGATCAACAAGCGCACGCGCATCTACTACAGCGCCTTCAAAGAGATGAGCGAGCAGCTACTGGAGCAGGTCCAATCGGCGATCGAGAGAACTGAGTCTCGCCTAGCCGAATATCAAAAGAAAGTCGAGGTAGAGCCACTGTGCCAAAGATGGGCTCAGGATAAGCAGTGGGGCCGCGCGTTACTTTGGCAGGAACGACATCCCCAGCAGTATCAAAAGCTGTCAGCCGCAGAGCAAGAAATGCTTACCGAGTGCCAGAAGACCTTTGATGCCTTGTTTGTCGTCAAGGAATATATCGATCATTCGGCTGAGCGTACCGCCCCAATCATGGATAACGCCTTTAAAAAACTACAGTTACTCAGGCAGCAAAAGCACTTGTTGGGTATCACTAAGATGGTGCAATATACGGCGCCTCATATCGATGAAGATCCCGAGATTGCCCGTTTATACAACCTGGCACTCAGTTATCGTTACCTACTGGAGAATCAATTACAGGCCTCACTCGATGCCGTGCTGAAGACCCCCTTGGCCGACCGCCAAGAGGAGGAGCTAAAACAGATCATTCAGCTTTCCCTGCAGCTCAACCAACTGCCGCTGGCCCTAGAGCACTATGCCAAGATAATCGCCTACAGCGACGAATATCTGCCGCAATATGCCCATGCGCTGAACTTGAGTGGCGATCCTCAGGCCGCGCTAGGCATCTACCTGGACTACCTGGACAAGTACCCGCAGGACATTCCTGTCATGTTGAAATTAGGGATATTTCTGGCTCAGGCGGGTCAAATCGACGGCGCCGCCTCCTGTTTCGAAAACGTCCTCATGCTGGATGAGCATAATCAGGCGGCGCTTAACTATCTCAAGCAAATAAAGCCCTAA
- a CDS encoding DUF2947 domain-containing protein, with protein MAHTYIPLEQYKRKWIFNHKDLPVTDEDKACIKPLDQKSSMTVWNQWVSNKSSRSEQFTKGDWAAKGDAWQETDHWQSAWDSDSPALPELFQGHFDWSDDTQVYFCYDKYQIIETRWDIFVRNWKCFLFFDDGPLLIAPKKKQAALFHQSGQYQLGKRG; from the coding sequence GTGGCGCACACCTATATCCCACTCGAACAATACAAACGCAAATGGATCTTTAACCATAAAGATCTTCCTGTCACAGATGAAGACAAGGCCTGCATCAAGCCCCTGGATCAAAAATCATCCATGACGGTGTGGAATCAGTGGGTGAGCAACAAGAGCAGCCGCAGCGAGCAATTTACCAAGGGCGACTGGGCCGCCAAGGGCGATGCCTGGCAGGAAACCGACCACTGGCAAAGCGCCTGGGACAGCGACTCCCCCGCCCTACCCGAGCTGTTTCAGGGCCACTTCGATTGGAGTGATGATACTCAGGTCTATTTCTGCTACGACAAGTATCAGATAATTGAGACCCGCTGGGACATCTTCGTGCGTAACTGGAAATGTTTTCTCTTCTTCGATGACGGCCCACTGCTGATCGCCCCCAAGAAGAAACAGGCGGCGCTTTTCCACCAGAGCGGTCAATATCAGCTGGGTAAACGCGGCTAG
- the rfbF gene encoding glucose-1-phosphate cytidylyltransferase — protein MKVVILAGGFGTRLSEETAIRPKPMVEIGGKPLLWHIMKIYSAHGLNDFIILCGYKAEIIKQYFNDYHLLGCDLTLDFATGERIVHDAAPVPWRVTLVDTGINTMTGGRLKKVADLLSEEEAFCMTYGDGLADIDISAAIDFHLSHKKLATLTAVVPPPRFGGLTLDGAKVTRFDEKPANEGGRINGGFFILSPQVLKFIDGEGTSWEQEPLRHLTDVGELMAYVHNGFWQPVDTLRDKMHLESLWNSDTAPWKVW, from the coding sequence ATGAAGGTGGTGATTTTAGCGGGGGGATTTGGCACCCGTTTAAGTGAGGAAACAGCGATACGCCCCAAGCCTATGGTGGAAATTGGTGGCAAGCCGTTGCTATGGCACATTATGAAAATCTATTCCGCTCACGGGTTAAATGATTTCATCATATTGTGCGGCTATAAGGCTGAGATCATTAAACAGTATTTTAATGATTACCATTTGCTTGGCTGCGATCTTACCCTTGATTTTGCGACCGGTGAGCGCATTGTACATGATGCCGCGCCGGTACCTTGGCGCGTCACCTTGGTTGATACCGGAATAAACACTATGACCGGGGGCCGTCTAAAGAAAGTTGCTGATTTGTTGAGTGAGGAAGAGGCTTTTTGCATGACCTATGGTGATGGACTCGCGGATATTGATATCTCGGCAGCAATTGACTTTCATCTCAGTCATAAGAAATTAGCCACTTTGACCGCAGTCGTGCCTCCTCCTCGCTTTGGGGGGTTGACTCTGGATGGTGCCAAAGTAACCAGATTTGATGAAAAACCGGCAAATGAAGGGGGGCGTATTAATGGTGGATTCTTTATTTTGTCACCCCAAGTGCTGAAGTTTATTGATGGTGAAGGTACTTCTTGGGAACAGGAGCCGCTGCGACATTTGACCGATGTGGGAGAGTTGATGGCCTATGTGCATAACGGATTCTGGCAACCTGTAGATACTCTTAGGGATAAAATGCATCTGGAATCCTTGTGGAATTCAGATACGGCTCCTTGGAAGGTGTGGTAG
- the rfbG gene encoding CDP-glucose 4,6-dehydratase, protein MKRSFWQGKRVLVTGHTGFKGSWLTLLLHARGAQVFGYSDRVEPGGLFDIASLSSVCDHQLGDINDDQQLSERVKQVKPDVVFHLAAQPLVSEGYKLPILTLETNILGTAKLLDNFRQWESRLAIVVISSDKCYRPGMHTRGFVESDPLGGNDPYSSSKAGCELVVESYYASFLQQQPMTGVASARAGNVIGGGDYSANRIVPDIVDAIIRNEGIALRNPSAVRPWQHVLDALYGYLLLAEKLFEDPDEYSGPWNFGPAPEDACTVEELVTRCYSQMSLSFSCEAQNLGFSETEILLLDSSKSKNSLNWLPRWSLDITIKRLLEWYIGVANKADPKALTEKQIADYLALEDALHE, encoded by the coding sequence ATGAAGAGATCGTTCTGGCAAGGGAAGCGTGTTCTTGTCACTGGCCATACAGGCTTCAAGGGAAGCTGGCTGACGCTGTTATTGCATGCCCGCGGGGCTCAGGTATTTGGTTATTCAGATAGAGTCGAACCCGGTGGCCTGTTTGATATCGCATCACTTTCATCGGTTTGTGATCATCAACTCGGTGATATTAATGATGACCAGCAGTTGAGCGAGAGAGTGAAACAGGTGAAACCGGATGTCGTTTTTCATCTGGCGGCTCAGCCTTTGGTATCTGAAGGTTATAAGTTGCCGATTTTGACGCTGGAAACCAATATTCTCGGTACGGCCAAGTTACTGGATAACTTCCGTCAATGGGAGTCGAGACTGGCGATAGTCGTCATCAGCTCGGATAAATGTTATCGGCCGGGTATGCACACTAGAGGATTTGTCGAGTCAGATCCCTTAGGCGGAAATGACCCATATTCATCTTCTAAGGCTGGTTGTGAGCTCGTCGTAGAGTCCTATTACGCTTCTTTCCTGCAACAACAGCCGATGACTGGTGTGGCGTCGGCCAGAGCTGGTAATGTTATCGGTGGTGGTGATTATTCAGCCAACAGAATCGTACCAGACATAGTGGACGCCATCATTCGGAATGAGGGAATTGCGCTGCGGAATCCTTCGGCTGTGCGTCCTTGGCAACATGTGCTTGATGCGCTCTATGGTTATTTGTTGCTGGCGGAAAAGCTCTTTGAAGATCCAGATGAGTATTCGGGGCCTTGGAATTTTGGTCCCGCTCCCGAAGACGCCTGTACCGTAGAGGAGTTAGTAACTCGTTGCTATTCGCAGATGTCTCTGAGCTTTAGCTGCGAGGCTCAAAACCTTGGTTTCAGTGAGACTGAAATCTTGTTGCTGGACAGTAGTAAGTCGAAAAATAGCTTAAATTGGCTGCCACGCTGGTCACTGGATATAACCATCAAGCGTTTATTGGAATGGTATATAGGTGTGGCGAATAAAGCCGACCCCAAGGCACTTACAGAAAAACAGATAGCCGATTATCTTGCACTAGAGGATGCGCTGCATGAGTAG
- a CDS encoding chalcone isomerase family protein has protein sequence MTAVVSAPLAANTLTANTLATNILADVPLADEITLSGQPLALNGAGIRSKFFMDLYVGSLYTPSPSQTLESVLNAPRIAIRLNIVSGMITSEKMQDAIIEGFDDATDGEPQAIQPQIDAFMALFSAPIAEGDQFTLEAVKDLGVTAYKNGEKQATVKGEAFRKALLKIWLGDKPAQKSLKKAMLGD, from the coding sequence ATGACAGCCGTGGTCAGTGCTCCACTGGCCGCCAACACACTTACCGCTAACACACTGGCCACCAACATCCTGGCCGACGTGCCACTCGCCGACGAGATCACCCTAAGCGGACAGCCTTTAGCCCTTAACGGCGCCGGCATTCGCAGCAAGTTCTTTATGGATCTCTATGTGGGCAGCCTATACACCCCGAGCCCGAGCCAAACGCTGGAGAGTGTGCTCAACGCCCCTAGGATCGCGATTCGCTTGAATATCGTCTCAGGCATGATCACCTCTGAGAAGATGCAAGATGCGATCATCGAAGGTTTTGACGACGCCACAGACGGAGAGCCTCAGGCGATTCAACCCCAGATAGATGCCTTCATGGCCCTGTTCTCGGCGCCGATTGCCGAGGGGGATCAATTTACCCTGGAGGCAGTAAAAGATCTTGGCGTCACCGCCTATAAGAATGGCGAAAAGCAGGCGACGGTCAAGGGTGAGGCCTTTCGCAAGGCGCTGCTGAAGATCTGGCTGGGCGATAAACCGGCGCAGAAGAGCCTCAAAAAAGCCATGCTAGGTGATTAA
- the pseB gene encoding UDP-N-acetylglucosamine 4,6-dehydratase (inverting): MFDNKSILITGGTGSFGQKYTKTILDRYKPKRLIILSRDELKQYEMQQKFNAPCMRYFLGDVRDGDRLMQAFKEVDYVIHAAAIKQVPAAEYNPTECIKTNIHGAENVIRAAIANNVDKVIALSTDKAANPINLYGATKLASDKLFIAANNMVGSGKTRFAAVRYGNVVGSRGSVVPFFKQLISEGAKSLPITHPDMTRFWITLQDGVDFVLKNFERMQGGEIFVPKIPSVRIADLAKAYGPDLDLDIVGIRPGEKMHEIMCPADDSHHTLEFDDHFVITPSIRFFGRETDFCTNALGEKGKLVEMGFEYNSGTNPHFLTGDDIIQLDTKA, encoded by the coding sequence ATGTTCGATAATAAATCTATCCTGATCACAGGTGGCACCGGCTCTTTCGGTCAGAAGTATACTAAGACCATATTGGACCGATACAAGCCAAAGCGTTTAATCATTTTGTCTCGTGATGAATTAAAACAGTATGAGATGCAGCAGAAATTTAACGCGCCTTGTATGCGTTATTTCCTTGGTGATGTGCGTGATGGCGACAGGTTGATGCAGGCGTTTAAAGAGGTCGACTATGTCATTCACGCCGCGGCGATAAAGCAGGTGCCTGCCGCCGAGTACAATCCGACCGAATGTATCAAGACAAATATTCATGGCGCAGAAAACGTGATCCGCGCGGCAATCGCGAACAATGTCGATAAAGTGATCGCGCTATCGACAGATAAGGCTGCCAATCCGATCAACCTCTATGGCGCAACCAAGTTAGCCTCTGATAAGTTATTTATTGCAGCCAATAATATGGTTGGCAGTGGTAAGACCCGTTTTGCGGCGGTGCGGTATGGTAATGTCGTCGGCTCTCGTGGCTCTGTGGTCCCGTTTTTTAAGCAGCTGATTTCTGAAGGGGCCAAATCGCTTCCCATCACTCATCCGGATATGACGCGGTTTTGGATCACCTTGCAAGATGGGGTCGATTTCGTACTGAAAAATTTCGAGCGCATGCAGGGGGGCGAGATCTTTGTGCCTAAGATCCCTTCCGTGCGAATCGCCGATCTGGCTAAGGCTTATGGTCCCGATCTTGACCTCGATATCGTTGGGATCAGGCCGGGTGAAAAGATGCATGAAATCATGTGTCCGGCAGATGACTCACACCACACCTTAGAGTTTGATGATCATTTTGTTATCACACCCAGCATTCGATTTTTTGGGCGTGAAACAGACTTTTGTACCAATGCCTTAGGAGAGAAAGGCAAGTTAGTTGAGATGGGCTTTGAGTACAATTCGGGCACGAACCCACATTTTCTCACAGGTGATGACATCATTCAGCTGGATACCAAGGCATGA